CAAGCCGCGGAAAATGGTGAATGCTTCGTGATGAAGGGGGAAGATAAGATCGCTCGTAAGGTGCCTTATGAAGAGATCTATACGATCGTCTCAGCCTATGAAGACATCATCAATAATGCCCCAAGAGGCATCAGTAAGGATGTACTGAAAGGGGCAAACATAAGCGAATATATCGAGCCGAACCTCTTGTTGGATCAAACTACTACGGAGAAGGTGCTCAGGACAAGGCTTGCCGGCATATCTCCCGTGATGGGGAGCGTTCAGGTCGGTGAACGCATCGTAAATAAGGGGGATGTCGTCACAGATCAGATCTATCAAGAGCTCGAGTCTCTCAAGTTGGAGTACGAAAGTAAACTCGGCACGACAAAGGAGCGTGTCCTCATCCGGATCGGACAGTTTGTGCTTACATTGATCATACTCTTGACACTGTATTTCTTCCTCCTCTCGTTCAGAGTTCAGGTCATAGCACAGATCAAAAACACATTCTTTTTCCTCGGCGTGATCTTGTGGTATGCGCTCTTGACAGAATTGTCTGTATCTTATGGGGTCATAGATATCTATATCATCCCATATGCCATGGTTCCTATTCTTGTGCGTGTATTCATGGACTCACGTACTGCATTTTTGGTGCATATGGTTACAGTGTTGATAGCTGCACTTATGGCACCGTTTCAGATGGAGTTTGTTTTGTTGCAGTTTGTTGCAGGTATGGTTGCCATCATTACCCTGCGTAATCTTTCGCAACGATCGGACTTGATCCGCTGTACGTTCATGGTACTTATTGCAATGTTGCTTACGTATGTGTCGTTCTCTTTGTTCCAAGATGGTAACTTTAAGGGCATCTCTTTATACACGATACTTAGCCTTGCCATAAACTTCATTTTCTTGATGTTTACTTATGTCTTGGTATATCTCTTTGAGAGGCTTTTCGGATACGTGTCCAACATCAGTTTGGTCGAGCTGTCAGACATCAATAGCCCTCTCTTGAGGGAGCTTTCAGAGGTCACTCCGGGGACTTTTCAGCACTCTCTTCAGGTATCCATTCTTGCCTCTGAAGCAGCTTCAAAGATAAATGCGGATGTTCGATTGGTGAGAGCCGGAGCTCTTTATCACGATATTGGTAAGATGAAAAATCCTACTTACTTCACAGAAAATCAAGGTGAAGAAAATCCTCATGACCGACTGCCATACGACGAAAGTGCAAAGATGATCATTCGTCATGTGACGGATGGTATAGAGATGGCAGAGAGAGCCCGTCTCCCCAAGATGGTTATCGATTTCATCCGTACACACCATGGACTCGGCAGGGTCAAATATTTCTATACCAAGTTTGTGAATGAGAACCCTGATGTCATTGTTGATGAGAGCATCTTTCGCTATCCCGGGCCAAATCCGTTTACCAAG
This is a stretch of genomic DNA from Porphyromonas cangingivalis. It encodes these proteins:
- a CDS encoding HD family phosphohydrolase, whose protein sequence is MKLYKSVQIKTILLYIVTAMIITFFYPSKAKFKYEYSVGRPWHYELLTAPFDFQVLKTPSQLQIEKDSATRTMVPYLAFDETVYSKQREKLFRNIGSSELKNEHDKYIDYALNEIYKRGVVSSEDYQSIQAAENGECFVMKGEDKIARKVPYEEIYTIVSAYEDIINNAPRGISKDVLKGANISEYIEPNLLLDQTTTEKVLRTRLAGISPVMGSVQVGERIVNKGDVVTDQIYQELESLKLEYESKLGTTKERVLIRIGQFVLTLIILLTLYFFLLSFRVQVIAQIKNTFFFLGVILWYALLTELSVSYGVIDIYIIPYAMVPILVRVFMDSRTAFLVHMVTVLIAALMAPFQMEFVLLQFVAGMVAIITLRNLSQRSDLIRCTFMVLIAMLLTYVSFSLFQDGNFKGISLYTILSLAINFIFLMFTYVLVYLFERLFGYVSNISLVELSDINSPLLRELSEVTPGTFQHSLQVSILASEAASKINADVRLVRAGALYHDIGKMKNPTYFTENQGEENPHDRLPYDESAKMIIRHVTDGIEMAERARLPKMVIDFIRTHHGLGRVKYFYTKFVNENPDVIVDESIFRYPGPNPFTKETGILMLADAVEASSRSLKDLTEQKIAEHIDKIVDTIVDEGLLKSCPLTFRDVEIIKKVFYEKLKTMYHSRISYPELKRKNAEAPSPDTDKVVDQGRSSDVAG